CGGCCGCTCGATCTTGATCTTCACGTCGAGGCGGCCGGGGCGAAGGATGGCCGGGTCGATCATGTCCTCGCGGTTGGAGGCCCCGATCACGATGACGTTCTTCAGCGACTCCACGCCGTCGATCTCGGACAGCAGCTGCGGCACGATGGTGTTCTCGACGTCCGACGAGATGCCGCTGCCCCGCGTGCGGAACAGGGAGTCCATCTCGTCGAAGAACACGATGACCGGGAGGCCCTCCTCGGACTTCTCCTTGGCTCGCTGGAAGATCAGGCGGATCTGCCGCTCGGTCTCCCCGACGTACTTGTTCAGCAGCTCCGGGCCCTTCACGTTCAGGAAGTAGGAGTGCGCGTCGGCCCGGCCGGTCTTCTCCGCGACCTGCCCGGCCAGCGACTTCGCCACGGCCTTGGCGATAAGGGTCTTGCCGCACCCCGGGGGCCCGTACAGGAGCACGCCCTTGGGCGGCTTCAGCTGGTGCTCGTGGAACAGCTCCGCGTACAGGAACGGGAGCTCCACGGCGTCGCGGATGGCCTGGATCTGGTTCCCCAGCCCGCCGATGTCCTCGTAGGAGATGTCGGGGATCTCCTCCAGGACCAGCTCCTCCACCTGCTGCTTGGGAAGCTTCTCCAGGACGTGCCCGGAGCGGGGGTCGAGCAGCAGCGCGTCGCCCACCCGGACGTTGGTCTGCTGGAGCGCGCCCGAAAGGATGGCCACCTGGGACTCGTCGGCCCGGCCGATCACGATGACGCGGTCCTCGCCCAGGACCTCCTTCACCGTGACCACCTCGCCCAGGCGGTCCTCGTCCAGCACCTCCACCACGTTCAGGGCCTCGTTCAGGATGACCTCCACGCCGGCGCGGAGGCGGTCGCGCTCGATCGAGGGGTCGACGGCCACGCGCATCTTGCGGCCGGCCGTGAACACGTCGACGGTGCCCTCCTCGGCCTCGCCCAGGAACACGCCGAACGTGGCCGGAGGCTGGGTCAGCTTCTCGACCTCCTCTTTCAGCCCCTCGATCTTGTCGCGCTCGGATTTCAGGGCCCAGACGAGCTTCTCGTTCTGGGCCAGGGCGCGGGACAGGTCGGCGCGGGACTGCAGGAGCCGCTCCTCGAGGATCTTCACCTGCCGGGGGGCGTTGGTGAGCCGCCGCCGGAGGAGCGCGGTCTCGTCCTCCAGGAACTTGATCTGGGTCTGGAGCTCGTGGATCTCCTTCTCGTACCGCTCCAGCCGCTCCTGCGGGTCCTGGACCATGCTCACCTCCCCTGGTTGCCGGCGAGTATATGCCCGGTTTTCACCATTTCTTCGGAACGCCGGACTCCGCTCCTACCCGTATATACGTCTTTGGACCACCGGGAGTTACTCCTTCCCCAGCTTACGAGCAGCTTGCTCAGCTCGACGACGCGGCGGGAAGGCCCAGGCGGCCCACGGTGATGAAGCCGGTGTGGCCGACCATCCGGTGGTCCGGGCGGACGCTGCGCTCGGTGACGTGCCACGGACGCAGGAGCAGCTCGAAGGTCTCCACGCGACGGAACCCCGAACGTTCCATGGCCAGCACCAGGGTCTGCACCTGGCCCGTCGTGGGGAGGTAACCGCACAGGATCGCGCCGGGCGTCATCGCCGCCAGGACGGCCTCGAGGACCGCCCACGGCTCCGGGAGGTCTAGGACCACGCGGTCGAACCGCTCGCCGGTGGTGGCGACGTCGCGAAGGTCCGCCAGGCGAAGCTCCAGCCACGCCGGGACCTTCCCGAAGAACGACTCCAGGTTGGCGGTGGCCTTGTCGTGGAAGTCCTCCCGCAGCTCGTAGCTCACCACACGCCCCTCCGGGCCGGTGGCCCTGGTCAGGGCGATGGACAGCGCGCCCGAGCCGGTGCCGGCCTCCAGGACGGTGGCGCCGGGGAAGACATCGGCGAACATCACGATCGCCGCCAGGTCCTTCGGGTACACGACCTGGGCGCCCCGGGGCATCTTCAGCACGAAGTCCGGGAGGCTGGGGCGGAAGCACACCAGGGTGACTCCGGTGGCCGAATGGACCACCGTTCCCTCCTCCGCCCCGATCACCAGGTCGAGCGGCACCGCGCCGCCGTGGAAGTGCCACACCCGGCCGGGCTCGAGGCGGACCATGTATCGCCTGCCCCGCTGGTCCAGGAACAGGACCCGCTCCCCGGGCTCGAACGGTGCGCTCATGCCGGCCCGCCGAAGAGCTCCGCCGGCATGACTTCCTCGGACAGCTCGCGCACCGTCTGGTCGCCGTCACCGTCAGCGGCTTCGGGCGGCGGGGCGAGGCGCTCCCCCAGGATCTGGGCCCGGGCACGGCAGAACGCGCAGAACCGGCCCGTGGTGGGCTGCCCGCACCGCTCGCACGGGGCGAGCTCGACCCCGTCCTCCGAGCGGAACAGCGGTGCGGCCTTCTCCACGTAGCCCAGGAAGAACTGGGCCTTGGTCCCGGGCGAGGTGGACTCGAGCGTGTTCATGGCGGCCTTGTACCGGAGCTGGGTGTTGCCGCCGACCAGCGGGCACTCCTCGACGATGTAGTCGATGCCCCGCAGGAACGCGTATGCCGCCGTCTCCAGCTC
The Actinomycetota bacterium genome window above contains:
- the arc gene encoding proteasome ATPase; protein product: MVQDPQERLERYEKEIHELQTQIKFLEDETALLRRRLTNAPRQVKILEERLLQSRADLSRALAQNEKLVWALKSERDKIEGLKEEVEKLTQPPATFGVFLGEAEEGTVDVFTAGRKMRVAVDPSIERDRLRAGVEVILNEALNVVEVLDEDRLGEVVTVKEVLGEDRVIVIGRADESQVAILSGALQQTNVRVGDALLLDPRSGHVLEKLPKQQVEELVLEEIPDISYEDIGGLGNQIQAIRDAVELPFLYAELFHEHQLKPPKGVLLYGPPGCGKTLIAKAVAKSLAGQVAEKTGRADAHSYFLNVKGPELLNKYVGETERQIRLIFQRAKEKSEEGLPVIVFFDEMDSLFRTRGSGISSDVENTIVPQLLSEIDGVESLKNVIVIGASNREDMIDPAILRPGRLDVKIKIERPDGDAAADIMSKYLNVNVPIHPDEVSANGGDKARSVALMIERTIERMYSNDEENRFLEVTYQSGDKEILYFKDFSSGAMIENIVARAKKEAIKRFLQSGEKGIKTEDLYRAIRDEFKENEDLPNTTNPDDWARISGKKGERIVYVRTLLGEGEDAAGRQVERVNAGQYL
- a CDS encoding tRNA (adenine-N1)-methyltransferase; this encodes MSAPFEPGERVLFLDQRGRRYMVRLEPGRVWHFHGGAVPLDLVIGAEEGTVVHSATGVTLVCFRPSLPDFVLKMPRGAQVVYPKDLAAIVMFADVFPGATVLEAGTGSGALSIALTRATGPEGRVVSYELREDFHDKATANLESFFGKVPAWLELRLADLRDVATTGERFDRVVLDLPEPWAVLEAVLAAMTPGAILCGYLPTTGQVQTLVLAMERSGFRRVETFELLLRPWHVTERSVRPDHRMVGHTGFITVGRLGLPAASSS